A single window of Archangium gephyra DNA harbors:
- a CDS encoding ABC transporter permease → MHYVLRRLGFYLIAAWASLTLNFVIPRLAPGDPASAMFARFEGRVQPEAMDALRAAFGFTDAPLYMQYFTYLKHLLTGDLGLSYAYYPSRVSEVIGTGLVWTLGLAGCAVIVSFVVGSLLGVFAAWNRGGWLDSVAAPAFAFLGAFPYFWLAMLALYLFGFGLGWFPLRHAYSHDLEPGLSFTFVADVARHAVLPAVSIVVATLGGWMLSMRNTMVATLGTDTLRLAHAKGLPPRQVMFRYAARNALLPNVTGFGMALGFVLSGSLLTEIVFSYPGTGYLLILAVRNQDYPLMQGLFLVITLAVLAANFAVDLLCLWLDPRTRAHA, encoded by the coding sequence ATGCACTACGTCCTCCGGCGGCTCGGCTTCTATCTCATCGCCGCGTGGGCCTCGCTCACGCTGAACTTCGTCATCCCCCGGCTGGCCCCGGGAGACCCCGCCTCCGCGATGTTCGCGCGCTTCGAGGGCCGGGTGCAGCCCGAGGCCATGGACGCCCTGCGCGCCGCCTTCGGCTTCACGGATGCGCCGCTGTACATGCAGTACTTCACGTACCTCAAGCACCTGCTCACCGGAGACCTGGGACTGTCCTACGCGTACTACCCGTCCCGCGTGTCGGAGGTCATCGGCACGGGGCTGGTGTGGACGCTGGGGCTGGCCGGGTGCGCGGTCATCGTCAGCTTCGTGGTGGGCTCCCTGCTCGGGGTGTTCGCGGCGTGGAACCGCGGCGGGTGGCTGGACTCGGTGGCGGCGCCCGCGTTCGCCTTCCTCGGGGCCTTCCCCTACTTCTGGCTGGCCATGCTGGCCCTGTACCTCTTCGGCTTCGGGCTCGGCTGGTTCCCCCTGCGCCACGCGTACTCGCATGACCTGGAGCCGGGGCTGTCCTTCACCTTCGTGGCGGACGTGGCCCGGCACGCGGTGCTCCCGGCCGTCTCCATCGTGGTGGCCACGCTGGGCGGGTGGATGCTGAGCATGCGCAACACCATGGTGGCCACGCTGGGCACGGACACCCTCCGGCTGGCCCACGCCAAGGGGCTGCCCCCGCGCCAGGTGATGTTCCGCTACGCCGCGCGCAACGCGCTGCTGCCCAACGTCACCGGCTTCGGCATGGCGCTGGGCTTCGTACTGAGCGGCTCGCTGCTGACGGAGATCGTCTTCTCCTACCCCGGCACCGGGTACCTGCTCATCCTCGCGGTGCGCAACCAGGACTACCCGCTCATGCAGGGGCTCTTCCTGGTCATCACCCTGGCGGTGCTCGCCGCCAACTTCGCAGTGGACCTGCTCTGCCTCTGGCTGGACCCGAGGACCCGCGCCCATGCGTGA
- a CDS encoding ABC transporter substrate-binding protein, whose amino-acid sequence MKSALLLVPVVLLVALLVASCTSSEPRPRQPGTLFVSVEQQSAWVRNFNPLFTGAGSRWPTRAGVYECMEVFIPSTGQWTPWLATAHAWSEDHRTLRFTLREGVRWSDGRPFTAGDVAFTFQLLKKHPALDAGGAWRFLEDVRAEGTHAVAFQFSRVYIPGFSELAHQPIVPRHVWEKVADPVTFTNPEPVGTGPFTQVNVFRNQVYELGRNPNYWQPGKPAVSALRFLAFPTNDQANLALVEGEVDWAGNFVPAVDRTFVSRDPEHHTRWFPLYGSTVFLYPNTTRPPFNDVRVRKALSMALDRERLVDIAMYGYTRPADATALNDSYTGWRDAEAASGAWVRHDEAAANRLMDEAGLTRGPDGLRRMPDGQPLELELEVVGGWSDWVRAGQVLARDLRKLGIQAHLKTYEFGAWYARLQKGEFQLAIAWSLDGPTPYTFYKWLLSPRTVRPVGEVAAANWHRFGDVEADALLTRFETESSPEKQKELMAGVQRRFSELAPAIPLFPNPSWGEASSKRFTGFPSAQNPYARLSPHAEPDSLLVLTALAPREP is encoded by the coding sequence ATGAAGTCCGCGCTCCTGCTGGTGCCCGTGGTGCTGCTGGTGGCGCTGCTGGTGGCCTCCTGCACCTCCTCGGAGCCCCGCCCGCGTCAGCCGGGCACGCTGTTCGTCTCCGTGGAACAGCAGAGCGCGTGGGTGCGCAACTTCAACCCGCTCTTCACCGGGGCGGGGTCTCGCTGGCCCACGCGGGCCGGCGTCTACGAGTGCATGGAGGTGTTCATCCCCTCCACCGGCCAGTGGACACCGTGGCTGGCCACGGCGCACGCCTGGTCCGAGGATCACCGGACGCTGCGCTTCACCCTGCGCGAGGGCGTGCGCTGGAGCGACGGGCGGCCCTTCACGGCCGGGGACGTGGCCTTCACCTTCCAGCTGCTCAAGAAGCACCCCGCGCTGGACGCGGGCGGCGCGTGGCGCTTCCTGGAGGACGTGCGCGCGGAGGGGACGCACGCGGTGGCGTTCCAGTTCTCCCGCGTCTACATCCCCGGCTTCTCGGAGCTGGCGCACCAGCCCATCGTCCCGCGCCACGTCTGGGAGAAGGTGGCGGATCCGGTGACGTTCACCAACCCGGAGCCGGTGGGCACGGGGCCCTTCACCCAGGTGAACGTCTTCCGAAACCAGGTGTACGAGCTGGGGCGCAACCCGAACTACTGGCAGCCCGGCAAGCCGGCCGTCTCCGCGCTGCGCTTCCTGGCCTTCCCCACCAATGACCAGGCCAACCTGGCGCTGGTGGAGGGCGAGGTGGACTGGGCCGGCAACTTCGTGCCCGCGGTGGACCGCACCTTCGTCTCCCGCGATCCGGAGCACCACACGCGCTGGTTCCCGCTCTATGGCAGCACCGTCTTCCTCTACCCCAACACCACGCGGCCGCCCTTCAACGACGTGCGCGTGCGCAAGGCGCTGAGCATGGCGCTGGACCGGGAGCGGCTGGTGGACATCGCCATGTACGGCTACACGCGCCCGGCGGATGCCACGGCCCTCAATGACTCCTATACGGGCTGGCGGGACGCCGAGGCCGCCAGCGGCGCGTGGGTGCGCCATGACGAGGCGGCCGCCAACCGGCTGATGGACGAGGCGGGCCTCACGCGCGGCCCGGACGGCCTGCGGCGCATGCCGGACGGACAGCCGCTGGAGCTGGAGCTCGAGGTGGTGGGCGGCTGGTCGGACTGGGTGCGCGCCGGGCAGGTGCTGGCCCGCGACCTGCGCAAGCTGGGCATCCAGGCCCACCTGAAGACGTACGAGTTCGGCGCCTGGTACGCGCGCCTGCAGAAGGGGGAGTTCCAGCTCGCCATCGCCTGGTCACTGGACGGGCCCACGCCGTACACCTTCTACAAGTGGCTGCTGTCGCCGCGCACGGTGCGCCCGGTGGGCGAGGTGGCGGCGGCCAACTGGCACCGCTTCGGCGACGTGGAGGCGGACGCCCTGCTGACGCGCTTCGAGACGGAGAGCTCGCCCGAGAAGCAGAAGGAGCTGATGGCCGGGGTGCAGCGGCGCTTCTCCGAGCTGGCGCCGGCCATTCCCCTCTTCCCCAACCCCTCCTGGGGCGAGGCCAGCTCCAAGCGCTTCACCGGCTTTCCGAGCGCGCAGAATCCCTACGCGCGCCTGTCCCCCCACGCCGAGCCCGACAGCCTGCTGGTGCTGACGGCGCTCGCCCCGAGGGAGCCCTGA
- a CDS encoding glycoside hydrolase family 16 protein, which produces MIRLRLLPWLAVLGTLACDPAANRVNKPDVTPISQPGSDWELVWQDEFDGPAGTPPSADRWVHDVGGHGWGNEQLEFDTARPENVSVDGTGNLVITARKESYQGRSYTSARINTSGRFEQAYGRFEARIQLPVGRGIWPAFWLLGSNIGEVGWPECGEIDILEYRGQLPALIRGSLHGPGYSGGDNLGLEHAVSGGKLYEGFHIYAVEWDPNRIRWMLDGVTFFEATPARLPAGTRWVYDHPHFIILNVAVGGGFVGPPDSTTVFPQQMKVDYVRVYSRAP; this is translated from the coding sequence ATGATCCGACTCCGTCTCCTCCCGTGGCTCGCCGTCCTCGGCACACTCGCATGTGATCCGGCGGCCAACCGGGTCAACAAGCCCGACGTGACGCCCATCTCGCAGCCCGGCTCCGACTGGGAGCTGGTGTGGCAGGACGAGTTCGACGGGCCGGCGGGCACCCCGCCCTCCGCGGACCGCTGGGTGCACGACGTGGGAGGACACGGCTGGGGCAACGAGCAGCTGGAGTTCGACACCGCGAGGCCGGAGAACGTCTCGGTGGACGGCACCGGCAACCTCGTCATCACCGCGCGCAAGGAGAGCTACCAGGGCCGCAGCTACACGTCCGCGCGCATCAACACGAGCGGGCGCTTCGAGCAGGCCTATGGCCGGTTCGAGGCACGCATCCAGCTGCCCGTGGGCCGCGGCATCTGGCCGGCGTTCTGGCTGCTGGGCAGCAACATCGGGGAGGTGGGCTGGCCGGAGTGCGGGGAGATCGACATCCTGGAGTACCGGGGCCAGCTGCCCGCCCTCATCCGCGGCTCGCTGCACGGGCCGGGCTACTCGGGCGGGGACAACCTCGGCCTGGAGCACGCCGTCAGCGGCGGGAAGCTCTACGAGGGCTTCCACATCTACGCCGTGGAGTGGGATCCGAACCGCATCCGCTGGATGCTGGACGGCGTCACCTTCTTCGAGGCGACGCCCGCGCGCCTGCCCGCCGGGACGCGGTGGGTGTATGACCATCCGCACTTCATCATCCTCAACGTGGCGGTGGGCGGTGGCTTCGTGGGGCCGCCGGACAGCACCACCGTGTTCCCTCAGCAGATGAAGGTGGACTACGTCCGCGTCTACTCGAGGGCCCCATGA
- a CDS encoding ROK family transcriptional regulator: MKVGTAETTTVDAAGMRAQNSSLLLNMIWREQQLSRAEIARRTELSPSTVSAIVADLEHSGLVRNIGAGVSRGGRRPTLIGFCDDAFSIIGVEMGATHVTVVLTDLRGRVRAHRHTPHAVREDPRGTLQKVKELVQECLDAERVPRRSVLGMGVAVPSPVHPSTPGKLSPLIVPAWRDYDVQDSLKSAFHLPVLVDNDANLGALSERYWGAGVGGEDLTYIKLGTGIGAGFIIHGDVYRGSGGTAGEISHIAVDPAGQQCVCGLRGCLVTLIGTVPLVERARELMGQKGRRAPTVRELVEGARAGEPAARQVIDSLGHYLGIAVAGLLNLLNPAIVVLGGEISSVGDLLLDPLRASVRKRALSTSMAETRIVTSALGDRAIAVGAATLVLQAALRDRSLFPLQHVRKTA, from the coding sequence ATGAAAGTGGGAACGGCGGAAACGACGACGGTCGACGCGGCGGGCATGCGCGCGCAGAACAGCAGCCTGTTGCTGAACATGATCTGGCGCGAGCAGCAGCTGTCGCGGGCGGAGATCGCCCGGCGCACGGAGCTGAGCCCGTCGACGGTGTCCGCCATCGTCGCGGACCTGGAGCACTCCGGCCTGGTGCGCAACATCGGCGCCGGGGTGTCGCGTGGGGGCCGCCGCCCTACCCTCATCGGCTTCTGTGACGATGCCTTCAGCATCATCGGCGTGGAGATGGGTGCCACGCACGTGACGGTCGTCCTGACGGACCTGCGCGGGCGCGTGCGCGCCCACCGGCACACCCCCCATGCGGTGCGCGAGGACCCCCGGGGCACGCTCCAGAAGGTGAAGGAACTGGTGCAGGAGTGCCTGGACGCCGAGCGCGTGCCGCGCCGCTCCGTGCTGGGCATGGGCGTGGCCGTGCCGAGCCCCGTCCACCCGTCCACCCCGGGCAAGCTGTCCCCGCTCATCGTGCCGGCGTGGCGCGATTACGACGTGCAGGACTCGCTCAAGTCCGCCTTCCACCTGCCGGTGCTGGTGGACAACGACGCCAACCTGGGCGCGCTGTCGGAGCGCTACTGGGGCGCGGGCGTCGGGGGCGAGGATCTGACGTACATCAAGCTGGGCACGGGTATTGGCGCCGGCTTCATCATCCACGGAGACGTCTACCGGGGCTCGGGCGGCACCGCGGGTGAGATCAGCCACATCGCCGTGGATCCCGCCGGCCAGCAGTGCGTGTGCGGGCTGCGCGGGTGCCTCGTCACCCTCATTGGCACCGTGCCGTTGGTGGAGCGCGCCCGGGAGCTGATGGGCCAGAAGGGCCGCCGTGCGCCCACGGTTCGCGAGCTGGTGGAAGGCGCGCGCGCGGGCGAGCCGGCCGCCCGGCAGGTCATCGACAGCCTGGGGCACTACCTGGGCATCGCCGTGGCGGGTCTGCTCAACCTGCTCAACCCGGCCATCGTCGTGCTCGGCGGTGAGATCTCCTCGGTGGGAGACCTGCTGCTGGATCCATTGCGCGCGTCCGTGCGCAAGCGGGCGCTGTCCACCTCCATGGCGGAGACGCGCATCGTCACCTCCGCGCTGGGAGACCGGGCCATCGCGGTCGGCGCGGCCACCCTCGTGCTCCAGGCGGCGCTGCGCGACCGCTCCCTCTTTCCCCTTCAACACGTCCGGAAGACAGCATGA
- a CDS encoding di-heme oxidoredictase family protein, which yields MRNKAAGLAVGLVVATLLAGVAFAAATYGVQASGSSAIFYVNTTSWADIHYKVNNGGQLNVRMTVANGRNEFTLTNLTSGTFVDYSYTYWDVACNCAQDTTWARYTHGTTGGGTDAGTGGGTDAGTGGGGGGDTGTIVPLYNSGTALEAATVQDTATAIITRVGDRVRDRHAREDQYQAYDHYLSLYFENRTHWIEIVDQVAKGGSQVIVNLYTLYPYDSPDFRAFFRGLNTEAEYFHNADFIRVNDYQHTASVNFNAKEGRAIRIGDRMELEVGVFLRQPVNGRFNYYSTIMLYMVGTGGIVPLEVSGAVQDSFPMPAIGQSGGRTTGNQHLSNEPRNHFLQMALNMAPVNAQPFVEGRRIHHTDFGDGSHSEPNNPALTAQANKLGPNYIARSCIACHVQNGRGLPPAVNTSLSNYTVKVGRVSGTAVTADPSLGYRIQPRSTSGTPEGDVRISGWTTTSGTFTDGTAYQLRKPAYSFLNVTPTNYSARITPQLVGMGLLEAIPETTIAGLADPTDSNGDGISGRMQTVTDPETGATRLGRFGWKAGAAKVRHQIADAFRNDMGVTNPVFTTLDCGTSQAGCAGTSTELNNTDLDKLTRYIALLGVPARRDYRDTQALQGETLFRNAGCAKCHTESLTTSAYHPNAELRNQAIRPYTDLLLHDMGTGLADNLPEGQASGAEWRTPPLWGIGLTAGVSGGEAYLHDGRARNLTEAILWHGGEAQAAQQAFVRMTSTERAALLRFLQSL from the coding sequence ATGCGAAACAAAGCTGCAGGATTGGCAGTGGGATTGGTGGTCGCCACGCTGCTGGCGGGAGTGGCCTTCGCCGCGGCGACGTACGGGGTCCAGGCCTCGGGCTCGTCGGCGATCTTCTATGTGAACACCACCTCGTGGGCGGACATCCACTACAAGGTCAACAACGGTGGCCAGCTCAACGTGCGGATGACGGTCGCCAATGGCCGCAACGAGTTCACGCTGACGAACCTGACCTCGGGCACCTTCGTCGACTACTCGTACACGTACTGGGATGTGGCGTGTAACTGCGCCCAGGACACCACGTGGGCGCGCTACACGCATGGCACCACGGGCGGCGGCACGGACGCGGGCACGGGCGGTGGCACGGACGCGGGCACGGGCGGCGGCGGTGGCGGCGACACGGGCACCATCGTGCCCCTGTACAACAGCGGCACGGCGCTGGAAGCGGCCACGGTGCAGGACACGGCCACGGCGATCATCACCCGCGTTGGCGATCGCGTCCGGGACCGTCACGCGCGTGAGGACCAGTACCAGGCGTACGACCACTACCTGTCGCTCTACTTCGAGAACCGCACGCACTGGATCGAGATCGTGGACCAGGTGGCCAAGGGCGGCAGCCAGGTCATCGTCAACCTCTACACGCTCTACCCGTACGACAGCCCGGACTTCCGCGCGTTCTTCCGCGGCCTCAACACGGAGGCCGAGTACTTCCACAACGCGGACTTCATCCGGGTGAACGACTACCAGCACACCGCCAGCGTCAACTTCAACGCCAAGGAGGGCCGCGCCATCCGCATCGGTGACCGGATGGAGCTCGAGGTCGGTGTCTTCCTGCGCCAGCCCGTGAACGGGCGCTTCAACTACTACTCCACCATCATGCTGTACATGGTGGGCACCGGCGGCATCGTGCCGCTCGAGGTCTCCGGCGCCGTGCAGGACTCCTTCCCGATGCCGGCCATTGGCCAGAGCGGTGGCCGCACCACCGGCAACCAGCACCTGTCCAACGAGCCGAGGAACCACTTCCTGCAGATGGCGCTGAACATGGCGCCGGTCAACGCGCAGCCCTTCGTCGAGGGCCGCCGCATCCACCACACCGACTTCGGGGATGGCAGCCACTCCGAGCCGAACAACCCGGCCCTCACGGCCCAGGCGAACAAGCTCGGGCCCAACTACATCGCGCGCTCCTGCATCGCCTGCCACGTGCAGAACGGCCGCGGCCTGCCGCCCGCCGTCAACACCTCGCTGAGCAACTACACCGTGAAGGTGGGCCGCGTCAGCGGTACCGCCGTGACTGCGGATCCCTCCCTCGGCTACCGCATCCAGCCGCGCAGCACCAGCGGCACGCCCGAGGGTGACGTGCGCATCTCGGGTTGGACCACCACCAGCGGCACCTTCACCGACGGCACGGCCTACCAGCTGCGCAAGCCGGCCTACAGCTTCCTGAACGTCACGCCCACGAACTACTCGGCGCGCATCACCCCGCAGCTGGTGGGCATGGGCCTGCTGGAGGCGATTCCCGAGACGACCATCGCCGGCCTGGCGGACCCCACCGACAGCAACGGTGACGGCATCTCCGGGCGCATGCAGACCGTGACGGATCCGGAGACGGGCGCCACGCGCCTGGGCCGCTTCGGCTGGAAGGCGGGCGCGGCGAAGGTGCGTCACCAGATCGCCGACGCGTTCCGCAACGACATGGGCGTCACCAACCCCGTCTTCACGACGCTGGACTGCGGCACGTCGCAGGCGGGCTGCGCGGGCACCAGCACGGAGCTGAACAACACGGACCTCGACAAGCTCACCCGTTACATCGCCCTGCTCGGCGTCCCGGCGCGCCGTGACTACCGCGACACCCAGGCCCTCCAGGGCGAGACGCTGTTCCGCAACGCGGGCTGCGCGAAGTGCCACACGGAGTCGCTGACCACGAGCGCGTACCACCCGAACGCGGAGCTGCGCAACCAGGCCATCCGCCCGTACACGGACCTGCTGCTGCACGACATGGGCACGGGCCTCGCGGACAACCTGCCGGAAGGCCAGGCCTCCGGAGCCGAGTGGCGCACGCCTCCCCTGTGGGGCATCGGCCTGACGGCGGGCGTCAGCGGCGGCGAGGCCTACCTGCACGACGGCCGCGCGCGCAACCTGACCGAGGCCATCCTCTGGCACGGCGGTGAGGCGCAGGCCGCGCAGCAGGCCTTCGTCCGCATGACGAGCACCGAGCGCGCCGCGCTGTTGCGGTTCCTGCAGTCGCTGTAA
- a CDS encoding cytochrome P450 — protein MNRLPPGPRNNLLVSLKYLREPYATLLETGRRYGDTFAWPGFAGKMVVTGHPEGVRTLFTADPDTFLALGAEMLAPILGESNLILLSGERHRAMRKLQLPPFHGARMRAYGQLMLDAAREHAARWTRGRPIPVHRTMQEISLQVILEAVLGLREPAERESFKTTVLEVIAALKPSFMFIKALRRPLLGLSAWARFQRKREEITALFADVLRARRASPEPHEDILSLLLSARYDDGHALTDDELLTQMLNLIVAGHETTASSLAWAFHFIHREPAVKARLVEELRGLPEPLEPEAVSRLPYLEAVCSEALRLNPVAPIIGRTLREGLTLQGYELPPGMDVGISILQVHRRPELYPEPERFRPERFLERGYSPFEYLPFGGGARRCIGAAFALYEMKLVLAAILRTYDLLPASDAPVGVSVRNTTVGPRGEVGLLLA, from the coding sequence ATGAACCGCCTGCCGCCCGGTCCAAGGAACAATCTCCTCGTCTCGCTGAAGTATCTCCGAGAGCCCTACGCGACCCTGCTCGAGACGGGGCGGCGGTACGGAGACACCTTCGCGTGGCCGGGCTTCGCCGGGAAGATGGTGGTCACCGGACATCCCGAGGGGGTCCGGACGCTGTTCACGGCCGATCCCGACACCTTCCTCGCGCTCGGTGCGGAGATGCTCGCGCCCATCCTCGGCGAGAGCAACCTCATCCTGCTCAGCGGCGAGCGCCACCGGGCCATGCGCAAGCTCCAGCTGCCGCCCTTCCATGGTGCGCGCATGCGGGCCTATGGGCAGCTGATGCTCGACGCCGCCCGGGAGCACGCCGCCCGGTGGACGCGCGGCCGGCCCATCCCGGTCCATCGGACGATGCAGGAGATCTCCCTGCAGGTCATCCTCGAGGCGGTCCTCGGCCTGCGGGAGCCGGCGGAGCGGGAGTCCTTCAAGACGACCGTGCTGGAGGTCATCGCCGCCCTCAAGCCGTCCTTCATGTTCATCAAGGCGCTGCGCCGGCCGTTGCTGGGCCTGAGTGCCTGGGCGCGCTTCCAGCGGAAACGGGAGGAGATCACCGCGCTGTTCGCGGACGTGCTGCGCGCGCGCCGCGCCTCGCCGGAGCCGCACGAGGACATCCTGAGCCTGCTGCTCTCCGCCCGGTATGACGACGGCCACGCGCTCACCGACGACGAGCTGCTGACGCAGATGCTGAACCTGATCGTCGCCGGTCACGAGACCACCGCGAGCTCGCTGGCCTGGGCCTTCCACTTCATCCACCGCGAGCCGGCCGTGAAGGCGCGGCTTGTGGAGGAGCTGCGGGGCCTGCCGGAGCCCCTCGAGCCGGAGGCCGTCTCGCGCCTGCCCTACCTGGAGGCGGTCTGCTCCGAGGCGCTGCGTCTCAACCCCGTGGCGCCCATCATCGGCCGGACGCTGCGCGAGGGCCTCACGCTCCAGGGCTACGAGTTGCCGCCGGGAATGGACGTGGGGATCTCCATCCTCCAGGTCCACCGGCGTCCCGAGCTCTACCCGGAGCCCGAGCGTTTCCGCCCCGAGCGCTTCCTCGAGCGCGGCTACTCCCCGTTCGAGTATCTCCCCTTCGGCGGTGGTGCGCGCCGGTGTATCGGCGCGGCCTTCGCGCTCTACGAGATGAAGCTGGTGCTGGCGGCCATCCTGAGGACGTACGACCTGCTCCCCGCGAGTGATGCGCCCGTGGGGGTGTCGGTACGGAACACGACCGTCGGGCCTCGCGGGGAGGTGGGACTGTTGCTCGCGTGA
- a CDS encoding 3-oxoadipyl-CoA thiolase: protein MSAYIYGGLRTPFGRHAGALAPVRPDDLLAGVIQALLARGPFEPGQVEDVIIGCTNQAGEDSRNVARHAALLAGLPVETGGMTVNRLCGSGLAAVLDAGRAVMAGQGELFVTGGVESMSRAPFVMAKAESAYSRDARVFDTTMGARFPNPRLIASFGGDTMPETAEHLARDLGIGREPSDRFALASQRKYAAALARGFFSSELVPVELPGRRGTVTQVAVDEHPRPDTTLDKLAALQPLAEDGVVTAGNASGINDGAAALLVGTLGVGERAGREPMARIVSAAVAGVPPRTMGLGPVPASRKALERAGLRLADMDVIELNEAFAVQVLGCLQLLELSEDDSRVNPNGGAIAVGHPLGASGARLALTAAHQLQASGGRYALVSMCIGVGQGIAVILERV, encoded by the coding sequence ATGAGCGCCTACATCTATGGGGGTCTGCGGACGCCCTTCGGCCGTCACGCTGGAGCGCTGGCGCCGGTTCGGCCGGATGACCTGCTCGCCGGGGTCATCCAGGCCCTGCTCGCCCGCGGCCCCTTCGAGCCCGGCCAGGTCGAGGACGTCATCATCGGCTGCACCAACCAGGCGGGCGAGGACAGCAGGAACGTGGCCCGGCATGCGGCGCTGCTCGCCGGACTGCCCGTCGAGACCGGGGGCATGACGGTCAATCGCCTGTGCGGCAGCGGGCTGGCGGCGGTGCTGGACGCGGGGCGCGCCGTCATGGCGGGACAGGGAGAGCTGTTCGTCACGGGCGGCGTGGAGAGCATGAGCCGGGCGCCCTTCGTCATGGCCAAGGCCGAGTCGGCCTACAGCCGCGACGCGCGCGTCTTCGACACGACGATGGGCGCGCGCTTCCCCAATCCGCGCCTCATCGCGAGCTTCGGCGGCGACACGATGCCGGAGACGGCGGAGCACCTCGCCAGGGACCTGGGCATCGGGCGCGAGCCGAGCGACCGCTTCGCCCTGGCCTCCCAGCGCAAGTACGCGGCCGCCCTCGCCCGGGGCTTCTTCTCCAGTGAGCTGGTGCCGGTGGAGCTCCCGGGCCGGCGGGGCACGGTCACCCAGGTGGCGGTGGACGAGCACCCGCGCCCGGACACCACGCTCGACAAGCTGGCGGCGTTGCAGCCGCTGGCCGAGGACGGCGTCGTCACCGCGGGCAATGCCTCCGGTATCAATGATGGGGCCGCGGCCCTGCTGGTGGGCACCCTGGGCGTGGGCGAGCGGGCCGGCCGCGAGCCCATGGCCCGCATCGTGTCCGCGGCCGTCGCGGGCGTGCCGCCGCGCACCATGGGGTTGGGGCCCGTGCCCGCCTCGCGCAAGGCCCTGGAGCGCGCCGGCCTGAGGCTCGCGGACATGGACGTCATCGAGCTCAACGAGGCCTTCGCCGTCCAGGTGCTCGGCTGCCTCCAGTTGCTGGAGCTGAGCGAGGACGACAGCCGGGTGAACCCGAACGGAGGCGCCATCGCCGTGGGCCACCCGCTGGGCGCCTCGGGTGCGCGCCTGGCCCTGACGGCCGCCCACCAGCTCCAGGCCAGTGGTGGCCGCTACGCGCTCGTCAGCATGTGCATTGGCGTGGGCCAGGGCATTGCCGTCATCCTGGAGAGGGTTTGA
- a CDS encoding IclR family transcriptional regulator: MSRISDSSAPPNEAGVALVESLEQVGEEEVKDRQFVTALARGLEILRAFTPQRPMLGNQELAASTGLPKPTISRLTHTLTRLGYLTYSERLGKYQLGTQVLALGFAALTNMGVRDVARPLMQELADYANVPVSLGSRDRLNVVYVEHCRSPAAVTLRLDVGSRIPLATTAMGRALLAALPEAERRYLMGYMAKREPEKWPRIQAGIEQALEEYQTHGFTLSVGDWDKDVNAVGVPFVPPDGSGILAFNCGGPGFLVSRERLLLDLGPRLVDLARNVEAALARR, encoded by the coding sequence ATGTCCCGCATCTCCGACTCCTCCGCTCCTCCGAATGAAGCCGGTGTGGCCCTGGTGGAGTCGCTGGAGCAGGTGGGCGAGGAGGAGGTGAAGGACCGGCAGTTCGTCACGGCGCTGGCGCGTGGGCTGGAGATCCTGCGGGCCTTCACGCCGCAGCGGCCGATGCTCGGCAACCAGGAGCTGGCGGCGAGCACGGGCCTGCCCAAGCCGACCATCTCCCGGCTGACCCACACGCTCACGCGGCTGGGCTACCTCACGTATTCGGAGCGGCTGGGGAAGTACCAGCTCGGCACCCAGGTGCTGGCGCTCGGCTTCGCGGCGCTCACCAACATGGGCGTGCGCGACGTGGCGCGGCCGTTGATGCAGGAGCTGGCCGACTACGCCAACGTCCCGGTGTCCCTGGGGAGCAGGGATCGGCTGAACGTGGTGTACGTCGAGCACTGCCGCTCCCCGGCGGCGGTGACGCTGCGGCTGGATGTCGGCTCACGCATTCCGCTGGCCACCACGGCCATGGGACGGGCCCTGCTCGCCGCCCTGCCCGAGGCGGAGCGGCGCTACCTGATGGGCTACATGGCGAAGCGCGAGCCGGAGAAGTGGCCGCGCATCCAGGCGGGCATCGAGCAGGCGCTCGAGGAGTACCAGACCCACGGCTTCACGCTCTCCGTCGGCGACTGGGACAAGGACGTGAACGCGGTGGGCGTGCCCTTCGTGCCTCCCGATGGAAGCGGAATCCTGGCCTTCAACTGTGGCGGGCCGGGCTTCCTGGTGTCCCGCGAGCGGCTGCTGCTCGACCTGGGCCCCCGCTTGGTGGACCTCGCCCGCAACGTCGAAGCGGCCCTGGCGCGCCGCTGA